Proteins encoded together in one Canis aureus isolate CA01 chromosome 21, VMU_Caureus_v.1.0, whole genome shotgun sequence window:
- the MAP4K2 gene encoding mitogen-activated protein kinase kinase kinase kinase 2 isoform X2 — MALLRDVSLQDPRDRFELLQRVGAGTYGDVYKARDTVTSELAAVKIVKLDPGDDISSLQQEITILRECRHPNVVAYIGSYLRNDRLWICMEFCGGGSLQEIYHATGPLEERQIAYVCREALKGLHHLHSQGKIHRDIKGANLLLTLQGDVKLADFGVSGELTASVAKRRSFIGTPYWMAPEVAAVERKGGYNELCDVWALGITAIELGELQPPLFHLHPMRALMLMSKSSFQPPRLRDKTRWTQNFHHFLKLALTKNPKKRPTAEKLLQHPFTTQHLPRALLTQLLDKANDPHLGTLSPEDCDLETYDIFPDTIHSRGQHGPAERTPSEIQFHQVKFGAPRRKETDPLNEPWEEEWTLLGKEELSGSLLQSVEEALEERSLTIRPALELQELDSPGDTIGTIKRTPFLGPAPPEPPAEDPLSSPLGPANPPLLPTAWATMKHKEDPERSSCHGLPPTPKVHMGACFSKVFNGCPLRIHAAVTWIHPVTRDQFLVVGAEEGIYTLNLHELHEDTLEKLISPRCTWLYCVNNVLLSLSGKSTHIWAHDLPGLFEQRRLQQQVPLSIPTNRLTQRIIPRRFALSTKIPDTKGCLQCRVVRNPYTGSTFLLAALPASLLLLQWYEPLQKFLLLKNFSSPLPSPAGMLEPLVLDGKELPQVCVGAEGPEGPGCRVLFHILPLEAGLTPDVLIPPEGLPGTAHQVIQVDRDTVLVCFDRCVRIVNLLGEPTAILAPLLTFDFPIETVVCLQDSVLAFWSHGMQGRSLDTNEVTQEITDETRIFRVLGAHRDIILESIPTDNPGAHSNLYILTGHQSSY; from the exons ATGGCGCTGCTGCGGGACGTGTCGCTGCAGGACCCGCGGGACCGCTTCGAGCTGCTGCAGCGCGTGGGGGCCGGGACCTATGGCGACGTCTACAAG GCCCGCGACACGGTCACTTCCGAACTGGCCGCGGTCAAGATAGTCAAGCTAGACCCAG GGGACGACATCAGCTCCCTCCAGCAGGAAATCACCATACTGCGTGAGTGCCGTCACCCCAATGTGGTGGCCTACATTGGCAGCTACCTCAG gaatgACCGCTTGTGGATCTGCATGGAGTTCTGCGGAGGGGGGTCCCTGCAGGAGATTTACCACG CCACTGGGCCCCTGGAGGAACGGCAGATCGCCTATGTCTGCCGAGAGGCACTGAAG GGGCTGCACCACTTGCATTCTCAGGGGAAGATCCACAGAGACATCAAG GGAGCCAATCTTCTCCTCACTCTCCAGGGAGATGTCAAGCTGG CTGACTTTGGGGTGTCAGGCGAGCTGACGGCGTCCGTGGCTAAGAGGAGGTCTTTCATTGGGACTCCATACTG GATGGCCCCAGAGGTGGCTGCTGTGGAGCGCAAAGGAGGCTACAATGAATTGTGTGACGTCTGGGCCCTGGGCATCACCGCCATCGAGCTGGGCGAGCTGCAGCCCCCTCTGTTCCATCTGCACCCCATGAG GGCCCTGATGCTCATGTCGAAGAGTAGCTTCCAGCCGCCTAGGCTGAGAGACAAGACTCGTTG GACCCAGAATTTCCACCATTTCCTCAAGCTAGCCTTGACCAAGAACCCCAAGAAGAGGCCCACAGCAGAGAAGCTTCTGCAG CACCCGTTCACAACCCAGCACCTCCCTCGGGCTCTTCTCACACAGCTGTTGGACAAAGCCAATGATCCCCACCTGGGAACCCTCTCCCCAGAGGACTGTGACCTAGAG ACTTACGACATATTTCCAGACACCATTCACTCCCGGGGTCAGCACGGCCCAGCCGAAAGGACCCCCTCGGAGATCCAGT TTCACCAGGTGAAATTTGGTGCCCCACGCAGGAAGGAAACAGATCCACTGAATGAGCCG TGGGAGGAGGAGTGGACACTGCTGGGAAAGGAGGAGCTGAGTgg GAGCCTGCTACAGTCGGTTGAGGAGGCCCTAGAGGAAAG GAGCCTGACCATCCGGCCAGCCTTGGAACTCCAG GAGCTGGACTCCCCAGGCGACACCATAGGAACCATCAAGCGGACCCCATTCTTGGGGCCGGCCCCCCCTGAGCCTCCAGCGGAAGACCCTCTATCCAGCCCTCTGG GCCCTGCCAacccccctctgctccccactgcctGGGCTACCATGAAGCACAAAGAGGATCCAGAG AGATCATCGTGCCACgggctccccccaacccccaaggtGCAC ATGGGTGCCTGCTTCTCCAAGGTCTTCAATGGTTGCCCCCTGCGGATCCATGCTGCTGTCACCTGGATTCACCCTGTCACCCGGG ACCAGTTCCTGGTGGTGGGGGCCGAGGAAGGCATCTACACCCTCAACCTGCATGAACTGCATGAGGATACACTGGAGAAG CTGATTTCACCCCGCTGCACCTGGCTCTACTGTGTGAATAACGTACTGCTGTCACTCTCAG GGAAATCCACGCACATCTGGGCCCATGACCTTCCAGGCCTGTTTGAGCAGCGAAGACTTCAGCAACAGGttcccctctccatccccaccAACCGCCTCACGCAGCGCATCATTCCCAG GCGCTTTGCCTTGTCCACCAAGATTCCAGACACCAAAGGCTGCCTGCAGTGTCGTGTGG TGCGGAACCCCTACACTGGCAGCACCTTCCTACTGGCTGCCCTGCCTGCCAGCCTGCTCCTGCTACAGTGGTACGAGCCTCTCCAGAAGTTCCTGCTGCTGAAG AACTTCTCCAGCCCCTTGCCCAGCCCAGCAGGGATGCTGGAGCCACTGGTGCTGGATGGGAAGGAGTTACCGCAGGTGTGTGTCGGGGCTGAGGGCCCCGAGGGGCCTGGCTGCCGAGTTCTCTTCCACATCCTGCCCCTGGAGGCCGGTTTGACGCCTGATGTCCTCATACCACCTG AGGGGCTCCCGGGCACAGCCCACCAGGTGATCCAGGTGGACAGGGACACAGTCCTGGTCTGCTTTGACC GCTGCGTGAGGATCGTCAACCTGCTGGGCGAGCCCACGGCCATCCTAGCACCCCTGCTGACTTTTGACTTCCCCATCGAGACTGTGG TGTGTCTGCAAGACAGCGTGCTGGCCTTCTGGAGCCATGGAATGCAAGGCCGTAGCCTGGACACCAACGAG GTGACCCAGGAGATCACAGATGAGACAAGGATCTTCCGAGTGCTTGGGGCCCACAG AGATATCATCCTTGAGAGCATTCCCACTGACAACCCTGGGGCTCACAGCAACCTGTACATTCTAACGGGCCACCAGAGCAGTTACTGA
- the MAP4K2 gene encoding mitogen-activated protein kinase kinase kinase kinase 2 isoform X3 — protein sequence MALLRDVSLQDPRDRFELLQRVGAGTYGDVYKARDTVTSELAAVKIVKLDPGDDISSLQQEITILRECRHPNVVAYIGSYLRNDRLWICMEFCGGGSLQEIYHATGPLEERQIAYVCREALKGLHHLHSQGKIHRDIKGANLLLTLQGDVKLADFGVSGELTASVAKRRSFIGTPYWMAPEVAAVERKGGYNELCDVWALGITAIELGELQPPLFHLHPMRALMLMSKSSFQPPRLRDKTRWTQNFHHFLKLALTKNPKKRPTAEKLLQHPFTTQHLPRALLTQLLDKANDPHLGTLSPEDCDLETYDIFPDTIHSRGQHGPAERTPSEIQFHQVKFGAPRRKETDPLNEPWEEEWTLLGKEELSGSLTIRPALELQELDSPGDTIGTIKRTPFLGPAPPEPPAEDPLSSPLGTSPPPLPGPANPPLLPTAWATMKHKEDPERSSCHGLPPTPKVHMGACFSKVFNGCPLRIHAAVTWIHPVTRDQFLVVGAEEGIYTLNLHELHEDTLEKLISPRCTWLYCVNNVLLSLSGKSTHIWAHDLPGLFEQRRLQQQVPLSIPTNRLTQRIIPRRFALSTKIPDTKGCLQCRVVRNPYTGSTFLLAALPASLLLLQWYEPLQKFLLLKNFSSPLPSPAGMLEPLVLDGKELPQVCVGAEGPEGPGCRVLFHILPLEAGLTPDVLIPPEGLPGTAHQVIQVDRDTVLVCFDRCVRIVNLLGEPTAILAPLLTFDFPIETVVCLQDSVLAFWSHGMQGRSLDTNEVTQEITDETRIFRVLGAHRDIILESIPTDNPGAHSNLYILTGHQSSY from the exons ATGGCGCTGCTGCGGGACGTGTCGCTGCAGGACCCGCGGGACCGCTTCGAGCTGCTGCAGCGCGTGGGGGCCGGGACCTATGGCGACGTCTACAAG GCCCGCGACACGGTCACTTCCGAACTGGCCGCGGTCAAGATAGTCAAGCTAGACCCAG GGGACGACATCAGCTCCCTCCAGCAGGAAATCACCATACTGCGTGAGTGCCGTCACCCCAATGTGGTGGCCTACATTGGCAGCTACCTCAG gaatgACCGCTTGTGGATCTGCATGGAGTTCTGCGGAGGGGGGTCCCTGCAGGAGATTTACCACG CCACTGGGCCCCTGGAGGAACGGCAGATCGCCTATGTCTGCCGAGAGGCACTGAAG GGGCTGCACCACTTGCATTCTCAGGGGAAGATCCACAGAGACATCAAG GGAGCCAATCTTCTCCTCACTCTCCAGGGAGATGTCAAGCTGG CTGACTTTGGGGTGTCAGGCGAGCTGACGGCGTCCGTGGCTAAGAGGAGGTCTTTCATTGGGACTCCATACTG GATGGCCCCAGAGGTGGCTGCTGTGGAGCGCAAAGGAGGCTACAATGAATTGTGTGACGTCTGGGCCCTGGGCATCACCGCCATCGAGCTGGGCGAGCTGCAGCCCCCTCTGTTCCATCTGCACCCCATGAG GGCCCTGATGCTCATGTCGAAGAGTAGCTTCCAGCCGCCTAGGCTGAGAGACAAGACTCGTTG GACCCAGAATTTCCACCATTTCCTCAAGCTAGCCTTGACCAAGAACCCCAAGAAGAGGCCCACAGCAGAGAAGCTTCTGCAG CACCCGTTCACAACCCAGCACCTCCCTCGGGCTCTTCTCACACAGCTGTTGGACAAAGCCAATGATCCCCACCTGGGAACCCTCTCCCCAGAGGACTGTGACCTAGAG ACTTACGACATATTTCCAGACACCATTCACTCCCGGGGTCAGCACGGCCCAGCCGAAAGGACCCCCTCGGAGATCCAGT TTCACCAGGTGAAATTTGGTGCCCCACGCAGGAAGGAAACAGATCCACTGAATGAGCCG TGGGAGGAGGAGTGGACACTGCTGGGAAAGGAGGAGCTGAGTgg GAGCCTGACCATCCGGCCAGCCTTGGAACTCCAG GAGCTGGACTCCCCAGGCGACACCATAGGAACCATCAAGCGGACCCCATTCTTGGGGCCGGCCCCCCCTGAGCCTCCAGCGGAAGACCCTCTATCCAGCCCTCTGG GAACCTCACCTCCACCTCTCCCAGGCCCTGCCAacccccctctgctccccactgcctGGGCTACCATGAAGCACAAAGAGGATCCAGAG AGATCATCGTGCCACgggctccccccaacccccaaggtGCAC ATGGGTGCCTGCTTCTCCAAGGTCTTCAATGGTTGCCCCCTGCGGATCCATGCTGCTGTCACCTGGATTCACCCTGTCACCCGGG ACCAGTTCCTGGTGGTGGGGGCCGAGGAAGGCATCTACACCCTCAACCTGCATGAACTGCATGAGGATACACTGGAGAAG CTGATTTCACCCCGCTGCACCTGGCTCTACTGTGTGAATAACGTACTGCTGTCACTCTCAG GGAAATCCACGCACATCTGGGCCCATGACCTTCCAGGCCTGTTTGAGCAGCGAAGACTTCAGCAACAGGttcccctctccatccccaccAACCGCCTCACGCAGCGCATCATTCCCAG GCGCTTTGCCTTGTCCACCAAGATTCCAGACACCAAAGGCTGCCTGCAGTGTCGTGTGG TGCGGAACCCCTACACTGGCAGCACCTTCCTACTGGCTGCCCTGCCTGCCAGCCTGCTCCTGCTACAGTGGTACGAGCCTCTCCAGAAGTTCCTGCTGCTGAAG AACTTCTCCAGCCCCTTGCCCAGCCCAGCAGGGATGCTGGAGCCACTGGTGCTGGATGGGAAGGAGTTACCGCAGGTGTGTGTCGGGGCTGAGGGCCCCGAGGGGCCTGGCTGCCGAGTTCTCTTCCACATCCTGCCCCTGGAGGCCGGTTTGACGCCTGATGTCCTCATACCACCTG AGGGGCTCCCGGGCACAGCCCACCAGGTGATCCAGGTGGACAGGGACACAGTCCTGGTCTGCTTTGACC GCTGCGTGAGGATCGTCAACCTGCTGGGCGAGCCCACGGCCATCCTAGCACCCCTGCTGACTTTTGACTTCCCCATCGAGACTGTGG TGTGTCTGCAAGACAGCGTGCTGGCCTTCTGGAGCCATGGAATGCAAGGCCGTAGCCTGGACACCAACGAG GTGACCCAGGAGATCACAGATGAGACAAGGATCTTCCGAGTGCTTGGGGCCCACAG AGATATCATCCTTGAGAGCATTCCCACTGACAACCCTGGGGCTCACAGCAACCTGTACATTCTAACGGGCCACCAGAGCAGTTACTGA
- the MAP4K2 gene encoding mitogen-activated protein kinase kinase kinase kinase 2 isoform X1, translated as MALLRDVSLQDPRDRFELLQRVGAGTYGDVYKARDTVTSELAAVKIVKLDPGDDISSLQQEITILRECRHPNVVAYIGSYLRNDRLWICMEFCGGGSLQEIYHATGPLEERQIAYVCREALKGLHHLHSQGKIHRDIKGANLLLTLQGDVKLADFGVSGELTASVAKRRSFIGTPYWMAPEVAAVERKGGYNELCDVWALGITAIELGELQPPLFHLHPMRALMLMSKSSFQPPRLRDKTRWTQNFHHFLKLALTKNPKKRPTAEKLLQHPFTTQHLPRALLTQLLDKANDPHLGTLSPEDCDLETYDIFPDTIHSRGQHGPAERTPSEIQFHQVKFGAPRRKETDPLNEPWEEEWTLLGKEELSGSLLQSVEEALEERSLTIRPALELQELDSPGDTIGTIKRTPFLGPAPPEPPAEDPLSSPLGTSPPPLPGPANPPLLPTAWATMKHKEDPERSSCHGLPPTPKVHMGACFSKVFNGCPLRIHAAVTWIHPVTRDQFLVVGAEEGIYTLNLHELHEDTLEKLISPRCTWLYCVNNVLLSLSGKSTHIWAHDLPGLFEQRRLQQQVPLSIPTNRLTQRIIPRRFALSTKIPDTKGCLQCRVVRNPYTGSTFLLAALPASLLLLQWYEPLQKFLLLKNFSSPLPSPAGMLEPLVLDGKELPQVCVGAEGPEGPGCRVLFHILPLEAGLTPDVLIPPEGLPGTAHQVIQVDRDTVLVCFDRCVRIVNLLGEPTAILAPLLTFDFPIETVVCLQDSVLAFWSHGMQGRSLDTNEVTQEITDETRIFRVLGAHRDIILESIPTDNPGAHSNLYILTGHQSSY; from the exons ATGGCGCTGCTGCGGGACGTGTCGCTGCAGGACCCGCGGGACCGCTTCGAGCTGCTGCAGCGCGTGGGGGCCGGGACCTATGGCGACGTCTACAAG GCCCGCGACACGGTCACTTCCGAACTGGCCGCGGTCAAGATAGTCAAGCTAGACCCAG GGGACGACATCAGCTCCCTCCAGCAGGAAATCACCATACTGCGTGAGTGCCGTCACCCCAATGTGGTGGCCTACATTGGCAGCTACCTCAG gaatgACCGCTTGTGGATCTGCATGGAGTTCTGCGGAGGGGGGTCCCTGCAGGAGATTTACCACG CCACTGGGCCCCTGGAGGAACGGCAGATCGCCTATGTCTGCCGAGAGGCACTGAAG GGGCTGCACCACTTGCATTCTCAGGGGAAGATCCACAGAGACATCAAG GGAGCCAATCTTCTCCTCACTCTCCAGGGAGATGTCAAGCTGG CTGACTTTGGGGTGTCAGGCGAGCTGACGGCGTCCGTGGCTAAGAGGAGGTCTTTCATTGGGACTCCATACTG GATGGCCCCAGAGGTGGCTGCTGTGGAGCGCAAAGGAGGCTACAATGAATTGTGTGACGTCTGGGCCCTGGGCATCACCGCCATCGAGCTGGGCGAGCTGCAGCCCCCTCTGTTCCATCTGCACCCCATGAG GGCCCTGATGCTCATGTCGAAGAGTAGCTTCCAGCCGCCTAGGCTGAGAGACAAGACTCGTTG GACCCAGAATTTCCACCATTTCCTCAAGCTAGCCTTGACCAAGAACCCCAAGAAGAGGCCCACAGCAGAGAAGCTTCTGCAG CACCCGTTCACAACCCAGCACCTCCCTCGGGCTCTTCTCACACAGCTGTTGGACAAAGCCAATGATCCCCACCTGGGAACCCTCTCCCCAGAGGACTGTGACCTAGAG ACTTACGACATATTTCCAGACACCATTCACTCCCGGGGTCAGCACGGCCCAGCCGAAAGGACCCCCTCGGAGATCCAGT TTCACCAGGTGAAATTTGGTGCCCCACGCAGGAAGGAAACAGATCCACTGAATGAGCCG TGGGAGGAGGAGTGGACACTGCTGGGAAAGGAGGAGCTGAGTgg GAGCCTGCTACAGTCGGTTGAGGAGGCCCTAGAGGAAAG GAGCCTGACCATCCGGCCAGCCTTGGAACTCCAG GAGCTGGACTCCCCAGGCGACACCATAGGAACCATCAAGCGGACCCCATTCTTGGGGCCGGCCCCCCCTGAGCCTCCAGCGGAAGACCCTCTATCCAGCCCTCTGG GAACCTCACCTCCACCTCTCCCAGGCCCTGCCAacccccctctgctccccactgcctGGGCTACCATGAAGCACAAAGAGGATCCAGAG AGATCATCGTGCCACgggctccccccaacccccaaggtGCAC ATGGGTGCCTGCTTCTCCAAGGTCTTCAATGGTTGCCCCCTGCGGATCCATGCTGCTGTCACCTGGATTCACCCTGTCACCCGGG ACCAGTTCCTGGTGGTGGGGGCCGAGGAAGGCATCTACACCCTCAACCTGCATGAACTGCATGAGGATACACTGGAGAAG CTGATTTCACCCCGCTGCACCTGGCTCTACTGTGTGAATAACGTACTGCTGTCACTCTCAG GGAAATCCACGCACATCTGGGCCCATGACCTTCCAGGCCTGTTTGAGCAGCGAAGACTTCAGCAACAGGttcccctctccatccccaccAACCGCCTCACGCAGCGCATCATTCCCAG GCGCTTTGCCTTGTCCACCAAGATTCCAGACACCAAAGGCTGCCTGCAGTGTCGTGTGG TGCGGAACCCCTACACTGGCAGCACCTTCCTACTGGCTGCCCTGCCTGCCAGCCTGCTCCTGCTACAGTGGTACGAGCCTCTCCAGAAGTTCCTGCTGCTGAAG AACTTCTCCAGCCCCTTGCCCAGCCCAGCAGGGATGCTGGAGCCACTGGTGCTGGATGGGAAGGAGTTACCGCAGGTGTGTGTCGGGGCTGAGGGCCCCGAGGGGCCTGGCTGCCGAGTTCTCTTCCACATCCTGCCCCTGGAGGCCGGTTTGACGCCTGATGTCCTCATACCACCTG AGGGGCTCCCGGGCACAGCCCACCAGGTGATCCAGGTGGACAGGGACACAGTCCTGGTCTGCTTTGACC GCTGCGTGAGGATCGTCAACCTGCTGGGCGAGCCCACGGCCATCCTAGCACCCCTGCTGACTTTTGACTTCCCCATCGAGACTGTGG TGTGTCTGCAAGACAGCGTGCTGGCCTTCTGGAGCCATGGAATGCAAGGCCGTAGCCTGGACACCAACGAG GTGACCCAGGAGATCACAGATGAGACAAGGATCTTCCGAGTGCTTGGGGCCCACAG AGATATCATCCTTGAGAGCATTCCCACTGACAACCCTGGGGCTCACAGCAACCTGTACATTCTAACGGGCCACCAGAGCAGTTACTGA
- the MAP4K2 gene encoding mitogen-activated protein kinase kinase kinase kinase 2 isoform X4 — MEFCGGGSLQEIYHATGPLEERQIAYVCREALKGLHHLHSQGKIHRDIKGANLLLTLQGDVKLADFGVSGELTASVAKRRSFIGTPYWMAPEVAAVERKGGYNELCDVWALGITAIELGELQPPLFHLHPMRALMLMSKSSFQPPRLRDKTRWTQNFHHFLKLALTKNPKKRPTAEKLLQHPFTTQHLPRALLTQLLDKANDPHLGTLSPEDCDLETYDIFPDTIHSRGQHGPAERTPSEIQFHQVKFGAPRRKETDPLNEPWEEEWTLLGKEELSGSLLQSVEEALEERSLTIRPALELQELDSPGDTIGTIKRTPFLGPAPPEPPAEDPLSSPLGTSPPPLPGPANPPLLPTAWATMKHKEDPERSSCHGLPPTPKVHMGACFSKVFNGCPLRIHAAVTWIHPVTRDQFLVVGAEEGIYTLNLHELHEDTLEKLISPRCTWLYCVNNVLLSLSGKSTHIWAHDLPGLFEQRRLQQQVPLSIPTNRLTQRIIPRRFALSTKIPDTKGCLQCRVVRNPYTGSTFLLAALPASLLLLQWYEPLQKFLLLKNFSSPLPSPAGMLEPLVLDGKELPQVCVGAEGPEGPGCRVLFHILPLEAGLTPDVLIPPEGLPGTAHQVIQVDRDTVLVCFDRCVRIVNLLGEPTAILAPLLTFDFPIETVVCLQDSVLAFWSHGMQGRSLDTNEVTQEITDETRIFRVLGAHRDIILESIPTDNPGAHSNLYILTGHQSSY; from the exons ATGGAGTTCTGCGGAGGGGGGTCCCTGCAGGAGATTTACCACG CCACTGGGCCCCTGGAGGAACGGCAGATCGCCTATGTCTGCCGAGAGGCACTGAAG GGGCTGCACCACTTGCATTCTCAGGGGAAGATCCACAGAGACATCAAG GGAGCCAATCTTCTCCTCACTCTCCAGGGAGATGTCAAGCTGG CTGACTTTGGGGTGTCAGGCGAGCTGACGGCGTCCGTGGCTAAGAGGAGGTCTTTCATTGGGACTCCATACTG GATGGCCCCAGAGGTGGCTGCTGTGGAGCGCAAAGGAGGCTACAATGAATTGTGTGACGTCTGGGCCCTGGGCATCACCGCCATCGAGCTGGGCGAGCTGCAGCCCCCTCTGTTCCATCTGCACCCCATGAG GGCCCTGATGCTCATGTCGAAGAGTAGCTTCCAGCCGCCTAGGCTGAGAGACAAGACTCGTTG GACCCAGAATTTCCACCATTTCCTCAAGCTAGCCTTGACCAAGAACCCCAAGAAGAGGCCCACAGCAGAGAAGCTTCTGCAG CACCCGTTCACAACCCAGCACCTCCCTCGGGCTCTTCTCACACAGCTGTTGGACAAAGCCAATGATCCCCACCTGGGAACCCTCTCCCCAGAGGACTGTGACCTAGAG ACTTACGACATATTTCCAGACACCATTCACTCCCGGGGTCAGCACGGCCCAGCCGAAAGGACCCCCTCGGAGATCCAGT TTCACCAGGTGAAATTTGGTGCCCCACGCAGGAAGGAAACAGATCCACTGAATGAGCCG TGGGAGGAGGAGTGGACACTGCTGGGAAAGGAGGAGCTGAGTgg GAGCCTGCTACAGTCGGTTGAGGAGGCCCTAGAGGAAAG GAGCCTGACCATCCGGCCAGCCTTGGAACTCCAG GAGCTGGACTCCCCAGGCGACACCATAGGAACCATCAAGCGGACCCCATTCTTGGGGCCGGCCCCCCCTGAGCCTCCAGCGGAAGACCCTCTATCCAGCCCTCTGG GAACCTCACCTCCACCTCTCCCAGGCCCTGCCAacccccctctgctccccactgcctGGGCTACCATGAAGCACAAAGAGGATCCAGAG AGATCATCGTGCCACgggctccccccaacccccaaggtGCAC ATGGGTGCCTGCTTCTCCAAGGTCTTCAATGGTTGCCCCCTGCGGATCCATGCTGCTGTCACCTGGATTCACCCTGTCACCCGGG ACCAGTTCCTGGTGGTGGGGGCCGAGGAAGGCATCTACACCCTCAACCTGCATGAACTGCATGAGGATACACTGGAGAAG CTGATTTCACCCCGCTGCACCTGGCTCTACTGTGTGAATAACGTACTGCTGTCACTCTCAG GGAAATCCACGCACATCTGGGCCCATGACCTTCCAGGCCTGTTTGAGCAGCGAAGACTTCAGCAACAGGttcccctctccatccccaccAACCGCCTCACGCAGCGCATCATTCCCAG GCGCTTTGCCTTGTCCACCAAGATTCCAGACACCAAAGGCTGCCTGCAGTGTCGTGTGG TGCGGAACCCCTACACTGGCAGCACCTTCCTACTGGCTGCCCTGCCTGCCAGCCTGCTCCTGCTACAGTGGTACGAGCCTCTCCAGAAGTTCCTGCTGCTGAAG AACTTCTCCAGCCCCTTGCCCAGCCCAGCAGGGATGCTGGAGCCACTGGTGCTGGATGGGAAGGAGTTACCGCAGGTGTGTGTCGGGGCTGAGGGCCCCGAGGGGCCTGGCTGCCGAGTTCTCTTCCACATCCTGCCCCTGGAGGCCGGTTTGACGCCTGATGTCCTCATACCACCTG AGGGGCTCCCGGGCACAGCCCACCAGGTGATCCAGGTGGACAGGGACACAGTCCTGGTCTGCTTTGACC GCTGCGTGAGGATCGTCAACCTGCTGGGCGAGCCCACGGCCATCCTAGCACCCCTGCTGACTTTTGACTTCCCCATCGAGACTGTGG TGTGTCTGCAAGACAGCGTGCTGGCCTTCTGGAGCCATGGAATGCAAGGCCGTAGCCTGGACACCAACGAG GTGACCCAGGAGATCACAGATGAGACAAGGATCTTCCGAGTGCTTGGGGCCCACAG AGATATCATCCTTGAGAGCATTCCCACTGACAACCCTGGGGCTCACAGCAACCTGTACATTCTAACGGGCCACCAGAGCAGTTACTGA